From Syntrophorhabdaceae bacterium, one genomic window encodes:
- the ligD gene encoding non-homologous end-joining DNA ligase, protein MYATADDILRNDRSVASGRPIGPIKADPERKARPDVAGPIPPHSAMESEYLKDAPKRPMPHRIRPMLATLAKAPFDHPDWIFEVKWDGYRAIAEIHKEGISLYSRNLISFNRKFPAVIQSLRKLGFEEAVFDGEIVVVDKKGRADFQMLQDYKRTGSGFLLYYVFDLLYYEGHDLTGMPLILRKGLLTRILPSSPTIKLSAHVANDGILFFNTARQKGLEGIVAKHAQSLYRTGERSREWLKVKSVLTQEAVIAGFTEPTERRKYFGALVLGVFEGADLVFIGHTGSGFSAETLKTIRRKLHPLIRKKSPFKVVPRTNMPVTWVKPTLVCEVAFRGITREAVLRQPVFLRLREDKSVREVVREIPQGGDL, encoded by the coding sequence ATGTACGCGACTGCGGATGACATTCTCAGAAACGACCGTTCCGTCGCGTCCGGCAGGCCGATTGGACCTATCAAGGCTGACCCCGAGAGAAAGGCGAGACCGGATGTGGCCGGTCCGATCCCTCCTCACAGCGCTATGGAATCGGAATACCTGAAGGACGCACCAAAAAGACCCATGCCGCACCGCATACGACCCATGCTCGCAACCCTCGCCAAGGCGCCGTTCGATCACCCGGACTGGATTTTCGAGGTCAAATGGGACGGATACCGGGCTATCGCCGAGATCCATAAAGAGGGCATCTCACTCTACTCCCGAAACCTTATCTCATTCAACCGAAAATTCCCTGCCGTTATCCAATCTCTCAGAAAACTCGGGTTCGAGGAGGCTGTGTTCGATGGGGAAATCGTCGTAGTCGATAAAAAAGGACGGGCCGATTTTCAGATGTTGCAGGACTACAAAAGAACCGGAAGCGGCTTTTTACTCTACTATGTTTTCGACCTCCTTTATTATGAGGGACATGATCTCACGGGTATGCCGTTAATCTTAAGAAAGGGCCTGCTCACACGTATCCTGCCTTCTTCCCCGACCATAAAATTGAGCGCCCATGTGGCTAACGACGGTATCCTCTTCTTCAATACAGCCAGGCAAAAAGGACTTGAAGGGATTGTGGCCAAGCATGCGCAAAGTCTGTACCGCACGGGCGAGAGGAGCCGCGAGTGGCTTAAGGTAAAGAGCGTGCTCACCCAGGAAGCCGTGATTGCCGGATTCACGGAGCCCACCGAACGCAGAAAGTATTTCGGTGCCCTCGTGCTTGGCGTATTCGAGGGGGCCGATCTTGTTTTCATCGGGCACACGGGAAGCGGATTCAGCGCCGAGACGTTAAAGACGATCCGCCGGAAACTACATCCTCTGATTCGCAAAAAATCTCCCTTCAAGGTAGTGCCCAGGACAAACATGCCGGTCACGTGGGTTAAACCGACACTCGTCTGCGAGGTGGCTTTTCGCGGCATTACCCGTGAGGCCGTCCTGCGACAGCCCGTCTTCTTGCGGCTCCGGGAGGACAAGTCTGTGCGCGAGGTTGTACGCGAAATACCCCAAGGAGGTGACCTGTGA